The following proteins are co-located in the Streptomyces sp. DT2A-34 genome:
- a CDS encoding FAD-binding oxidoreductase — protein MTAAHHLNTPDLFALSEIHGPVLRPGDDGYADEVTGFNLAALHTPDVVVGATGVDDIVTALRWASATGTPVAVQSTGHGANFPIDHGLLINTARMTDVRINPAERLATIAAGAKWRHVLEAAAPHGLAALCGTSTDAGAVGYTLGGGLPVMGRAYGYAADLVRSFQVVTPDGTLRESDPDHEPELFWALRGGKGNVGVVASMVCELLPVPTLLGGGVYCPGEHTEALLRTWTDWTRTLPDEMCSAFTLLRLPPIPEIPEPLRGGFWARVAIAWPGDPAEGERLLAPIRAAAPVAVDTVEVMPYAALDRIHMEPQDPLPARESCALMRDLTPDAIDTFLTQVGPEVPDCPLLLVEIRHMGGALSRPARLEDAICARDANYLLETVGVLAAPPAAEAIEQSTRALHTAMAPYGTGYTMVNIHGTPGDESDRARAWTPEVYNRLRQDKSTYDPSNLLRFGHTVTA, from the coding sequence ATGACTGCCGCCCACCACCTCAACACCCCCGACCTCTTCGCCCTCTCCGAGATCCACGGCCCGGTCCTGCGCCCCGGCGACGACGGCTACGCCGACGAGGTCACCGGCTTCAACCTGGCCGCGCTGCACACCCCCGACGTGGTGGTGGGCGCGACAGGCGTCGACGACATCGTGACGGCGCTGCGCTGGGCGTCGGCCACGGGCACCCCTGTCGCCGTCCAGTCGACCGGCCACGGCGCGAACTTCCCCATCGACCACGGCCTGCTGATCAACACGGCCCGCATGACCGACGTACGGATCAACCCGGCGGAGCGCCTCGCGACCATCGCGGCCGGAGCGAAGTGGCGGCACGTCCTGGAGGCGGCCGCACCGCACGGCCTCGCCGCACTCTGCGGCACGTCCACGGACGCGGGCGCGGTCGGCTACACGCTGGGCGGCGGACTCCCGGTCATGGGCCGGGCCTACGGCTACGCGGCCGACCTGGTCCGCTCCTTCCAGGTCGTCACACCCGACGGCACGCTCCGCGAGAGCGACCCCGACCACGAGCCGGAACTGTTCTGGGCGCTGCGCGGCGGCAAGGGCAACGTGGGCGTGGTGGCCTCCATGGTCTGCGAGCTGCTGCCCGTCCCCACACTCCTCGGCGGCGGCGTCTACTGCCCCGGCGAGCACACCGAGGCCCTGCTGCGCACCTGGACCGACTGGACCCGAACCCTGCCCGACGAGATGTGCAGCGCCTTCACCCTCCTGCGCCTGCCCCCCATCCCGGAGATCCCCGAACCACTGCGCGGCGGCTTCTGGGCCCGAGTCGCGATCGCCTGGCCCGGAGACCCGGCCGAGGGCGAACGCCTGCTGGCCCCGATCCGCGCGGCGGCCCCGGTAGCGGTCGACACGGTCGAGGTGATGCCGTACGCGGCCCTGGACCGCATCCACATGGAGCCGCAGGACCCGCTCCCCGCCCGCGAGTCGTGCGCCCTGATGCGCGACCTCACTCCGGACGCCATCGACACCTTCCTGACCCAGGTGGGCCCCGAGGTCCCCGACTGCCCCCTCCTCCTGGTGGAGATCCGCCACATGGGCGGCGCCCTCTCCCGCCCCGCCCGCCTGGAGGACGCCATCTGCGCCCGAGACGCGAACTACCTCCTGGAAACGGTCGGCGTCCTGGCCGCACCCCCGGCAGCAGAGGCCATCGAACAGTCCACGAGGGCCCTGCACACAGCAATGGCCCCGTACGGCACGGGCTACACGATGGTCAACATCCACGGCACCCCCGGCGACGAATCCGACCGAGCCCGAGCCTGGACCCCAGAGGTCTACAACCGCCTACGCCAGGACAAATCAACCTACGACCCGTCCAACCTGCTCCGCTTCGGCCACACGGTCACGGCATAA